The following coding sequences lie in one Glycine max cultivar Williams 82 chromosome 19, Glycine_max_v4.0, whole genome shotgun sequence genomic window:
- the LOC100777050 gene encoding WAT1-related protein At2g37460 codes for MAGNKQKLFNRLKPFIGVVFLQFGYAGMDVLSKAALNKGMSNYVFVVYRHVFAFVVTAPFALILEKKVRPKMTFSIFMKIMILSLLEPVIDQNLYFLGMKYTTATFAVSMYNVLPAITFVMAWIFRLEKVKLKSIRSQAKVVGTLATVAGAMVMTLIKGPVLDLFGTHTSNTHNQQNGGVNLQHAIKGSVMITIGCFSCACFMILQAITIEAYPAELSLTAWICLLGTVEGGVVALVMERKNLSAWSLQWDTKLLAAVYSGIVCSGMAYYIQGAVMKDRGPVFVTTFNPLCMVIVAIMGSFFLAEIMYLGRAVGAIVIILGLYLVVWGKSQDYESSSPITKEHILASKQTVEENNGKEEDHSNHGVITLSNLGAGNIARDEQV; via the exons ATGGCTGGTAATAAACAAAAACTCTTTAACAGACTGAAGCCATTCATAGGTGTAGTGTTCTTACAGTTTGGATATGCTGGCATGGATGTTCTATCCAAAGCTGCACTGAACAAGGGAATGAGTAACTATGTATTTGTCGTGTACCGTCATGTTTTTGCCTTTGTTGTCACGGCCCCTTTTGCACTGATCTTGGAGAA GAAAGTAAGGCCGAAGAtgacattttcaattttcatgaaGATAATGATTCTCAGCTTGCTAGA GCCTGTTATTgaccaaaatttatattttttgggaaTGAAGTACACCACAGCAACCTTTGCTGTTTCCATGTACAATGTCCTCCCTGCCATTACCTTTGTCATGGCTTGGATTTTTAG GCTTGAGAAGGTAAAACTAAAAAGTATACGCAGTCAAGCAAAGGTGGTGGGGACTTTAGCAACTGTTGCAGGTGCCATGGTCATGACACTGATAAAGGGCCCAGTACTTGATCTTTTTGGAACACACACAAGCAATACCCACAACCAGCAAAATGGTGGGGTGAATCTTCAACATGCAATAAAGGGATCGGTCATGATCACAATTGGCTGCTTTAGTTGCGCTTGTTTCATGATTCTCCAA GCTATTACCATTGAAGCCTACCCTGCTGAGCTCTCTCTTACAGCATGGATATGCCTATTGGGAACAGTTGAAGGTGGTGTAGTGGCACTGGTTATGGAAAGGAAGAATCTTTCTGCTTGGTCTCTGCAATGGGATACAAAACTGCTGGCTGCTGTCTACAGT GGCATAGTTTGCTCAGGAATGGCTTATTACATCCAAGGAGCAGTGATGAAAGATAGGGGACCGGTCTTTGTTACAACTTTTAACCCTCTCTGCATGGTCATTGTGGCTATCATGGGCTCCTTCTTTCTGGCTGAAATAATGTACCTCGGGAG GGCGGTTGGAGctattgtaattattttaggGCTGTATCTTGTGGTGTGGGGTAAAAGCCAAGACTACGAGTCATCAAGTCCAATTACTAAAGAGCATATATTGGCATCCAAGCAAACAGTAGAGGAGAACAACGGCAAAGAGGAGGATCATTCTAATCATGGGGTCATCACTCTCAGTAACTTAGGCGCGGGAAACATAGCACGAGATGAACAAGTATGA
- the LOC100777569 gene encoding type I inositol polyphosphate 5-phosphatase 8 isoform X2, whose translation MRTESKKISKSSWPKLAVRKWLNIKSSAERFHSDYDATTAIAKERRRSCSDRDRYVVVPDDLSEGWVMDSTSGMKKKSAPGPGTGGPDLRMFVGTWNVGGKSPNEGFNLRNWLTCPSPADIYIIGFQEIVPLNAGNVLGPEDSGPAAKWLGLIREALNSNEELDNTGQNSPKSSPRYCLAASKQMVGIFLSVWVRADLCNHVTNLKVSCVGRGIMGYLGNKGSTSISMTLYNTTFCFVCTHLTSGEKFGDELRRNLDVSEILKKTKFYHSFKSLAHPLPPESILEHDNIIWLGDLNYRLASGYDDTHELLKKNNWQALLEKDQLRIEQKAGRVFKGWNEGNIYFAPTYKYLTNSDHYVAQSSKSKIKRRTPAWCDRILWKGEGLNQMCYVRGESKFSDHRPVYSLFSVQVDMKSKNIAPSTATMPRCCPLKPLTNSSLSSTCCTAKVQAEEQLLLLTRAQSCIDTVPRF comes from the exons ATGAGAACAGAGTCAAAGAAGATATCTAAG TCTTCGTGGCCAAAATTAGCCGTGAGAAAGTGGCTCAATATAAAGAGTAGTGCTGAGCGGTTTCACTCAGACTATGATGCAACAACAG CAATTGCGAAGGAAAGGAGAAGGAGTTGTTCCGACCGAGATCGTTACGTCGTCGTACCGGATGATTTATCAG AGGGGTGGGTGATGGATTCTACAagcggaatgaagaagaaaTCAGCTCCTGGTCCTGGCACTGGGGGTCCAGACCTCAG GATGTTCGTGGGGACGTGGAATGTCGGAGGGAAGTCACCGAACGAAGGCTTCAATTTGAGGAATTGGCTTACGTGTCCTTCCCCAGCTGACATCTATATTATAGG GTTCCAAGAAATTGTACCGCTAAATGCGGGGAACGTGCTGGGGCCGGAGGACAGTGGGCCAGCAGCGAAGTGGCTGGGGCTTATTCGTGAAGCCTTGAACAGCAACGAGGAGTTGGATAATACTGGACAAAACTCTCCCAAGAGTTCACCACGCTATTGCTTAGCAGCAAGCAAGCAAATGGTTGGCATCTTCTTGTCCGTGTGGGTACGAGCTGATCTTTGCAACCATGTCACCAATTTGAAAGTATCTTGCGTTGGCAGAGGCATCATGGGCTATCTTGGAAATAAG GGATCAACATCAATTAGcatgacattgtacaacaccacATTCTGCTTCGTTTGCACCCACTTGACTTCTGGGGAGAAATTTGGTGACGAGTTGCGAAGGAACTTGGACGTCTCCGAAATCTTGAAGAAAACTAAGTTTTATCACTCGTTTAAGTCTCTTGCTCATCCACTCCCTCCTGAAAGCATACTAGAACACGA TAATATTATTTGGCTTGGCGATTTGAATTATCGGCTAGCTTCTGGCTACGATGACACACATGAACTACTAAAGAAGAATAATTGGCAGGCATTACTAGAAAAGGATCAG TTAAGGATAGAGCAGAAAGCTGGTCGAGTATTCAAAGGTTGGAATGAAGGGAACATATACTTTGCTCCCACTTACAAATACTTGACCAATTCTGACCACTATGTTGCCCAATCCTCCAAATCCAAGATAAAACGACGGACTCCTGCTTG GTGCGATCGAATATTGTGGAAAGGGGAAGGCCTCAATCAAATGTGTTATGTACGTGGAGAGTCCAAATTCTCAGACCACAGGCCAGTGTATTCACTATTCTCGGTTCAAGTGGACATGAAAAGCAAGAATATAGCTCCCTCTACTGCCACTATGCCTAGGTGTTGTCCCTTAAAACCGTTGACAAATTCTTCGTTGTCATCGACTTGTTGCACTGCTAAAGTCCAAGCAGAAGAGCAACTCTTGCTGCTAACAAGAGCACAAAGTTGCATAGACACCGTTCCAAGGTTTTGA
- the LOC100777569 gene encoding type I inositol polyphosphate 5-phosphatase 8 isoform X1, translated as MRTESKKISKSSWPKLAVRKWLNIKSSAERFHSDYDATTAAIAKERRRSCSDRDRYVVVPDDLSEGWVMDSTSGMKKKSAPGPGTGGPDLRMFVGTWNVGGKSPNEGFNLRNWLTCPSPADIYIIGFQEIVPLNAGNVLGPEDSGPAAKWLGLIREALNSNEELDNTGQNSPKSSPRYCLAASKQMVGIFLSVWVRADLCNHVTNLKVSCVGRGIMGYLGNKGSTSISMTLYNTTFCFVCTHLTSGEKFGDELRRNLDVSEILKKTKFYHSFKSLAHPLPPESILEHDNIIWLGDLNYRLASGYDDTHELLKKNNWQALLEKDQLRIEQKAGRVFKGWNEGNIYFAPTYKYLTNSDHYVAQSSKSKIKRRTPAWCDRILWKGEGLNQMCYVRGESKFSDHRPVYSLFSVQVDMKSKNIAPSTATMPRCCPLKPLTNSSLSSTCCTAKVQAEEQLLLLTRAQSCIDTVPRF; from the exons ATGAGAACAGAGTCAAAGAAGATATCTAAG TCTTCGTGGCCAAAATTAGCCGTGAGAAAGTGGCTCAATATAAAGAGTAGTGCTGAGCGGTTTCACTCAGACTATGATGCAACAACAG CAGCAATTGCGAAGGAAAGGAGAAGGAGTTGTTCCGACCGAGATCGTTACGTCGTCGTACCGGATGATTTATCAG AGGGGTGGGTGATGGATTCTACAagcggaatgaagaagaaaTCAGCTCCTGGTCCTGGCACTGGGGGTCCAGACCTCAG GATGTTCGTGGGGACGTGGAATGTCGGAGGGAAGTCACCGAACGAAGGCTTCAATTTGAGGAATTGGCTTACGTGTCCTTCCCCAGCTGACATCTATATTATAGG GTTCCAAGAAATTGTACCGCTAAATGCGGGGAACGTGCTGGGGCCGGAGGACAGTGGGCCAGCAGCGAAGTGGCTGGGGCTTATTCGTGAAGCCTTGAACAGCAACGAGGAGTTGGATAATACTGGACAAAACTCTCCCAAGAGTTCACCACGCTATTGCTTAGCAGCAAGCAAGCAAATGGTTGGCATCTTCTTGTCCGTGTGGGTACGAGCTGATCTTTGCAACCATGTCACCAATTTGAAAGTATCTTGCGTTGGCAGAGGCATCATGGGCTATCTTGGAAATAAG GGATCAACATCAATTAGcatgacattgtacaacaccacATTCTGCTTCGTTTGCACCCACTTGACTTCTGGGGAGAAATTTGGTGACGAGTTGCGAAGGAACTTGGACGTCTCCGAAATCTTGAAGAAAACTAAGTTTTATCACTCGTTTAAGTCTCTTGCTCATCCACTCCCTCCTGAAAGCATACTAGAACACGA TAATATTATTTGGCTTGGCGATTTGAATTATCGGCTAGCTTCTGGCTACGATGACACACATGAACTACTAAAGAAGAATAATTGGCAGGCATTACTAGAAAAGGATCAG TTAAGGATAGAGCAGAAAGCTGGTCGAGTATTCAAAGGTTGGAATGAAGGGAACATATACTTTGCTCCCACTTACAAATACTTGACCAATTCTGACCACTATGTTGCCCAATCCTCCAAATCCAAGATAAAACGACGGACTCCTGCTTG GTGCGATCGAATATTGTGGAAAGGGGAAGGCCTCAATCAAATGTGTTATGTACGTGGAGAGTCCAAATTCTCAGACCACAGGCCAGTGTATTCACTATTCTCGGTTCAAGTGGACATGAAAAGCAAGAATATAGCTCCCTCTACTGCCACTATGCCTAGGTGTTGTCCCTTAAAACCGTTGACAAATTCTTCGTTGTCATCGACTTGTTGCACTGCTAAAGTCCAAGCAGAAGAGCAACTCTTGCTGCTAACAAGAGCACAAAGTTGCATAGACACCGTTCCAAGGTTTTGA